One Equus quagga isolate Etosha38 chromosome 5, UCLA_HA_Equagga_1.0, whole genome shotgun sequence genomic window carries:
- the COL8A2 gene encoding collagen alpha-2(VIII) chain isoform X1, whose product MFPLVPPCSTPADAMLGALTPLSSLPLPPLLLLLLVLGCGLQAATGGGTGGAAGYAPVKYAQPMQKGPVGPPFREGKGQYLEMPLPLLPMDLKGEPGPPGKPGPRGPPGPPGFPGKPGTGKPGLHGQPGPAGPPGFSRMGKAGPPGLPGKVGPPGQPGLRGEPGIRGDQGLRGPPGPPGPPGPSGIAVPGKPGPQGVPGPPGFGGEPGPQGEPGPPGDRGLKGDNGVGQPGLPGAPGQGGAPGPPGLPGPAGLGKPGLDGLPGVPGDKGESGPPGVPGPRGEPGALGPKGPPGVDGIGVPGAAGVPGPQGPAGAKGEPGTRGLPGLIGPTGYGMPGLPGPKGDRGPAGVPGLLGDRGEPGEDGEPGEQGPQGLGGPPGLPGSAGLPGRRGPPGPKGEAGPGGPPGVPGIRGDQGPSGLAGKPGVPGERGLPGAHGPPGPTGPKGEPGFTGRPGGPGVAGALGQKGDLGLPGQPGLRGPSGIPGLQGPAGPIGPQGLPGLKGEPGLPGPPGEGKVGEPGVAGPTGPPGVPGSPGLTGPPGPPGPPGPPGAPGTFDETGIAGLQLPNGGVEGAVLGKGGKPQFGLGELSAHATPAFTAVLTSPFPASGMPVKFDRTLYNGHSGYNPATGIFTCPVGGVYYFAYHVHVKGTNVWVALYKNNVPATYTYDEYKKGYLDQASGGAVLQLRPNDQVWVQMPSDQANGLYSTEYIHSSFSGFLLCPT is encoded by the exons ATGTTCCCTCTGGTTCCTCCCTGCAGCACGCCTGCGGACGCCATGCTGGGGGCTCTGACGCCCCTGTCTTCGCTGCCACTgccacctctgctgctgctgctgctggtgttgGGGTGCGGGCTGCAGGCAGCCACTGGCGGCGGGACCGGCGGGGCAGCCGGCTACGCGCCGGTGAAGTACGCGCAGCCCATGCAGAAGGGACCTGTGGGGCCGCCCTTCCGCGAGGGCAAGGGCCAGTACCTGG aaatgCCTCTGCCGCTGCTGCCGATGGACCTGAAAGGAGAGCCTGGCCCCCCTGGGAAACCGGGGCCTCGGGGGCCCCCTGGCCCTCCTGGCTTCCCAGGAAAGCCAGGCACCGGAAAGCCTGGGCTACATgggcagcctggccctgctggccCCCCTGGCTTCTCTCGGATGGGCAAAGCTGGtcccccagggctcccaggaaAGGTGGGACCACCAGGGCAGCCAGGGCTTCGGGGGGAGCCAGGGATACGAGGGGACCAAGGCCTCCGGGGGCCCCCGGGACCCCCTGGCCCCCCTGGGCCCTCAGGCATTGCTGTCCCTGGAAAACCGGGCCCCCAGGGGGTGCCAGGGCCCCCAGGATTTGGGGGGGAGCCAGGGCCCCAAGGGGAGCCTGGGCCCCCAGGTGATCGAGGCCTCAAGGGGGATAATGGAGTGGGCCAGCCAGGGCTACCTggggccccagggcagggaggTGCCCCCGGACCCCCTGGCCTCCCTGGTCCAGCTGGCTTGGGCAAACCAGGTTTGGATGGGCTTCCTGGGGTCCCTGGAGATAAGGGTGAGTCTGGGCCTCCCGGGGTGCCAGGACCCAGGGGGGAGCCAGGGGCTTTGGGCCCAAAAGGGCCCCCTGGGGTAGATGGTATAGGGGTACCAGGGGCAGCAGGGGTGCCAGGGCCACAGGGCCCAGCAGGGGCCAAAGGGGAACCAGGGACCCGGGGCCTCCCTGGCCTGATAGGCCCCACTGGCTATGGGATGCCAGGACTACCAGGCCCCAAGGGGGACAGGGGCCCAGCTGGTGTCCCTGGGCTCTTGGGGGACAGGGGTGAGCCAGGTGAGGATGGGGAGCCGGGGGAGCAGGGCCCACAGGGCCTTGGGGGCCCCCCTGGACTTCCAGGGTCTGCAGGGCTCCCTGGCAGACGTGGGCCCCCTGGGCCTaagggggaggcagggcctggaggacCCCCAGGAGTGCCTGGCATTCGGGGTGACCAGGGGCCTAGTGGCCTGGCTGGGAAACCTGGAGTCCCAGGAGAGAGGGGGCTTCCTGGGGCCCACGGACCCCCTGGACCAACTGGGCCCAAGGGTGAGCCTGGTTTCACGGGCCGCCCTGGGGGACCAGGGGTGGCAGGAGCCCTGGGGCAGAAGGGTGACTTGGGGCTCCCTGGGCAGCCTGGTTTGAGAGGCCCCTCAGGAATCCCAGGACTCCAGGGCCCAGCTGGCCCCATTGGGCCCCAGGGTCTGCCAGGCTTGAAGGGTGAACCAGGCCTGCCAGGGCCGCCTGGAGAGGGGAAAGTGGGGGAACCCGGCGTGGCTGGGCCTACAGGGCCCCCTGGGGTCCCTGGTTCCCCAGGACTCACAGGCCCTCCTGGCCCTCCTGGGCCTCCTGGCCCCCCTGGCGCCCCTGGGACCTTCGATGAGACTGGCATCGCTGGCCTGCAGCTGCCCAATGGTGGCGTGGAGGGTGCCGTGCTGGGCAAGGGGGGTAAGCCCCAGTTTGGGCTGGGCGAGCTGTCGGCCCATGCCACGCCTGCCTTCACCGCCGTGCTCACCTCACCCTTTCCCGCCTCGGGCATGCCTGTGAAATTTGACCGGACTCTCTACAACGGCCACAGTGGCTACAACCCGGCCACTGGCATCTTCACCTGCCCTGTGGGCGGGGTCTACTACTTTGCCTACCACGTGCACGTCAAGGGCACCAATGTGTGGGTGGCCCTGTACAAGAACAACGTGCCAGCCACCTACACCTACGACGAGTACAAGAAGGGCTACCTGGACCAGGCGTCTGGCGGGGCAGTGCTCCAGCTGCGGCCCAACGACCAGGTCTGGGTGCAGATGCCCTCGGACCAGGCCAACGGCCTCTACTCCACTGAATACATCCACTCCTCCTTTTCAGGATTCTTGCTCTGCCCCACATAA
- the COL8A2 gene encoding collagen alpha-2(VIII) chain isoform X2 produces the protein MLGALTPLSSLPLPPLLLLLLVLGCGLQAATGGGTGGAAGYAPVKYAQPMQKGPVGPPFREGKGQYLEMPLPLLPMDLKGEPGPPGKPGPRGPPGPPGFPGKPGTGKPGLHGQPGPAGPPGFSRMGKAGPPGLPGKVGPPGQPGLRGEPGIRGDQGLRGPPGPPGPPGPSGIAVPGKPGPQGVPGPPGFGGEPGPQGEPGPPGDRGLKGDNGVGQPGLPGAPGQGGAPGPPGLPGPAGLGKPGLDGLPGVPGDKGESGPPGVPGPRGEPGALGPKGPPGVDGIGVPGAAGVPGPQGPAGAKGEPGTRGLPGLIGPTGYGMPGLPGPKGDRGPAGVPGLLGDRGEPGEDGEPGEQGPQGLGGPPGLPGSAGLPGRRGPPGPKGEAGPGGPPGVPGIRGDQGPSGLAGKPGVPGERGLPGAHGPPGPTGPKGEPGFTGRPGGPGVAGALGQKGDLGLPGQPGLRGPSGIPGLQGPAGPIGPQGLPGLKGEPGLPGPPGEGKVGEPGVAGPTGPPGVPGSPGLTGPPGPPGPPGPPGAPGTFDETGIAGLQLPNGGVEGAVLGKGGKPQFGLGELSAHATPAFTAVLTSPFPASGMPVKFDRTLYNGHSGYNPATGIFTCPVGGVYYFAYHVHVKGTNVWVALYKNNVPATYTYDEYKKGYLDQASGGAVLQLRPNDQVWVQMPSDQANGLYSTEYIHSSFSGFLLCPT, from the exons ATGCTGGGGGCTCTGACGCCCCTGTCTTCGCTGCCACTgccacctctgctgctgctgctgctggtgttgGGGTGCGGGCTGCAGGCAGCCACTGGCGGCGGGACCGGCGGGGCAGCCGGCTACGCGCCGGTGAAGTACGCGCAGCCCATGCAGAAGGGACCTGTGGGGCCGCCCTTCCGCGAGGGCAAGGGCCAGTACCTGG aaatgCCTCTGCCGCTGCTGCCGATGGACCTGAAAGGAGAGCCTGGCCCCCCTGGGAAACCGGGGCCTCGGGGGCCCCCTGGCCCTCCTGGCTTCCCAGGAAAGCCAGGCACCGGAAAGCCTGGGCTACATgggcagcctggccctgctggccCCCCTGGCTTCTCTCGGATGGGCAAAGCTGGtcccccagggctcccaggaaAGGTGGGACCACCAGGGCAGCCAGGGCTTCGGGGGGAGCCAGGGATACGAGGGGACCAAGGCCTCCGGGGGCCCCCGGGACCCCCTGGCCCCCCTGGGCCCTCAGGCATTGCTGTCCCTGGAAAACCGGGCCCCCAGGGGGTGCCAGGGCCCCCAGGATTTGGGGGGGAGCCAGGGCCCCAAGGGGAGCCTGGGCCCCCAGGTGATCGAGGCCTCAAGGGGGATAATGGAGTGGGCCAGCCAGGGCTACCTggggccccagggcagggaggTGCCCCCGGACCCCCTGGCCTCCCTGGTCCAGCTGGCTTGGGCAAACCAGGTTTGGATGGGCTTCCTGGGGTCCCTGGAGATAAGGGTGAGTCTGGGCCTCCCGGGGTGCCAGGACCCAGGGGGGAGCCAGGGGCTTTGGGCCCAAAAGGGCCCCCTGGGGTAGATGGTATAGGGGTACCAGGGGCAGCAGGGGTGCCAGGGCCACAGGGCCCAGCAGGGGCCAAAGGGGAACCAGGGACCCGGGGCCTCCCTGGCCTGATAGGCCCCACTGGCTATGGGATGCCAGGACTACCAGGCCCCAAGGGGGACAGGGGCCCAGCTGGTGTCCCTGGGCTCTTGGGGGACAGGGGTGAGCCAGGTGAGGATGGGGAGCCGGGGGAGCAGGGCCCACAGGGCCTTGGGGGCCCCCCTGGACTTCCAGGGTCTGCAGGGCTCCCTGGCAGACGTGGGCCCCCTGGGCCTaagggggaggcagggcctggaggacCCCCAGGAGTGCCTGGCATTCGGGGTGACCAGGGGCCTAGTGGCCTGGCTGGGAAACCTGGAGTCCCAGGAGAGAGGGGGCTTCCTGGGGCCCACGGACCCCCTGGACCAACTGGGCCCAAGGGTGAGCCTGGTTTCACGGGCCGCCCTGGGGGACCAGGGGTGGCAGGAGCCCTGGGGCAGAAGGGTGACTTGGGGCTCCCTGGGCAGCCTGGTTTGAGAGGCCCCTCAGGAATCCCAGGACTCCAGGGCCCAGCTGGCCCCATTGGGCCCCAGGGTCTGCCAGGCTTGAAGGGTGAACCAGGCCTGCCAGGGCCGCCTGGAGAGGGGAAAGTGGGGGAACCCGGCGTGGCTGGGCCTACAGGGCCCCCTGGGGTCCCTGGTTCCCCAGGACTCACAGGCCCTCCTGGCCCTCCTGGGCCTCCTGGCCCCCCTGGCGCCCCTGGGACCTTCGATGAGACTGGCATCGCTGGCCTGCAGCTGCCCAATGGTGGCGTGGAGGGTGCCGTGCTGGGCAAGGGGGGTAAGCCCCAGTTTGGGCTGGGCGAGCTGTCGGCCCATGCCACGCCTGCCTTCACCGCCGTGCTCACCTCACCCTTTCCCGCCTCGGGCATGCCTGTGAAATTTGACCGGACTCTCTACAACGGCCACAGTGGCTACAACCCGGCCACTGGCATCTTCACCTGCCCTGTGGGCGGGGTCTACTACTTTGCCTACCACGTGCACGTCAAGGGCACCAATGTGTGGGTGGCCCTGTACAAGAACAACGTGCCAGCCACCTACACCTACGACGAGTACAAGAAGGGCTACCTGGACCAGGCGTCTGGCGGGGCAGTGCTCCAGCTGCGGCCCAACGACCAGGTCTGGGTGCAGATGCCCTCGGACCAGGCCAACGGCCTCTACTCCACTGAATACATCCACTCCTCCTTTTCAGGATTCTTGCTCTGCCCCACATAA
- the ADPRS gene encoding ADP-ribosylhydrolase ARH3 translates to MAAVAAMTAAGFGGAGPARSLSRFRGCLAGALLGDCVGAIYEAYDPVSLTSVLRHVQSLEPDPGSPGSARTETLYYTDDTAMARALVQSLLAKEAFDEVDMAHRFAQEYKKEPDRGYGAGVITVFKKLLSPKCHDVYEPARAQFNGKGSYGNGGAMRVAGISLAYSSVQDVQKYARLSAQLTHASSLGYNGAILQALAVHLALQGESSSGYFLQQLLGHMEELESDAQSASDARELGMEERPYSSRLKKIGELLEQDSVTREEVVSELGNGIAAFESVPTAIYCFLRCMEPDPEIPAAFNSLQRTLIYSISLGGDTDTIATMAGAIAGAYYGMEQVPESWQQSCEGYEETDILAQTLHRVFQKSL, encoded by the exons ATGGCGGCGGTGGCAGCGATGACGGCGGCGGGCTTTGGAGGGGCTGGGCCGGCCCGCTCCCTCTCCCGCTTCCGAGGCTGCCTGGCCGGCGCCCTGCTCGGGGACTGCGTGGGCGCCATCTACGAGGCGTACGACCCCGTCAGCCTGACGTCAGTCCTGCGTCACGTCCAGAGCCTGGAGCCGGACCCGGGCTCGCCGGGGAGCGCGCGGACAG AAACATTGTACTACACAGATGACACAGCCATGGCCAGAGCACTGGTGCAGTCCCTGCTGGCCAAGGAGGCCTTCGACGAGGTGGACATGGCTCACAG ATTTGCTCAGGAGTACAAGAAAGAACCTGACCGGGGTTACGGTGCTGGAGTAATCACTGTCTTCAAGAAGCTCCTGAGCCCCAAGTGTCATGATGTCTACGAGCCCGCGCGGGCCCAGTTTAACGGGAAAGGCTCCTACGGCAACGGGGGTGCTATGCGCGTGGCCGGCATCTCCCTGGCCTATAGCAGTGTCCAGGATGTACAGAAG TATGCCCGGCTCTCGGCCCAGCTGACACACGCCTCCTCCCTGGGGTACAATGGTGCCATCCTGCAGGCCCTGGCTGTGCACCTAGCTTTGCAGGGTGAGTCGTCCAGTGGGTACTTCCTCCAGCAACTCCTGGGCCACATGGAAGAGCTGGAGAGTGATGCCCAGTCCGCCTCGGATGCCAGGGA GTTGGGCATGGAGGAGCGTCCGTACTCCAGCCGACTGAAGAAGATTGGAGAGCTTCTCGAGCAGGACTCGGTGACCAGAGAGGAGGTGGTGTCTGAGCTAG GGAATGGCATTGCTGCCTTTGAATCCGTGCCCACCGCCATCTACTGCTTCCTGCGCTGCATGGAGCCCGACCCTGAGATCCCCGCCGCCTTCAACAGCCTCCAAAGGACTCTCATCTATTCCATCTCGCTTGGTGGGGACACAGACACCATTGCCACCATGGCCGGGGCCATTGCTGGTGCCTACTATGGGATGGAACAAGTGCCGGAGAGCTGGCAGCAAAGCTGTGAGGGCTATGAGGAGACAGACATCCTGGCCCAGACCCTGCACCGGGTCTTCCAGAAGAGTCTGTGA